One segment of Setaria viridis chromosome 4, Setaria_viridis_v4.0, whole genome shotgun sequence DNA contains the following:
- the LOC117851266 gene encoding uncharacterized protein: MTAAGASAGWPPVHSWHVQQPTWRPALEIPRLGLGAQTAVHDAYLYANEDGFGVSLSLHRASLNATWAVHRVVRGGVSYFLFHSTAYGRYLSMTRHGAPPGHGLIVQRDYSAWRRRTVMSEASDEGDGTGDVVMRNRRYGPWRNFDHPSEMMSWVVEAIPPREGPPELPDVIAPPALPGGPMRGGRLRSVPAPPVFRRRIRYVRANDQEELNALVWSTLWFNGRSVSRLREVLANELGEEDSQNITLCVRAGSRGRLTPLIIDLPDDEQIMEIVVFTTGSKGESLSVLSVACQPV, encoded by the exons ATGACAGCGGCTGGAGCTAGCGCTGGCTGGCCGCCGGTGCACAGCTGGCATGTTCAGCAACCGACCTGGCGACCTGCGCTTGAAATAccccgcctcggcctcggcgcccAAAC AGCCGTGCACGACGCGTACCTCTACGCCAACGAGGACGGGTTCGGCGTCTCCCTGAGCTTGCACCGGGCGTCGCTGAACGCGACGTGGGCGGTGCACCGCGTCGTCCGCGGCGGCGTCAGCTACTTTCTCTTCCACAGCACCGCCTACGGCCGGTACCTCTCCATGACGCGCCATGGCGCGCCTCCGGGCCACGGCCTCATCGTCCAGCGCGACTACAGCGCCTGGAGGCGCCGCACCGTCATGTCGGAGGCCTCCGACGAGGGGGACGGGACTGGCGACGTCGTCATGCGCAACCGGAGGTACGGCCCGTGGCGCAACTTCGACCACCCGAGCGAGATGATGAGTTGGGTAGTCGAGGCCATTCCCCCGAGAGAGGGCCCGCCAGAACTTCCAGATGTGATTGCG CCTCCAGCGTTGCCCGGTGGCCCGATGCGCGGCGGGCGCCTCCGGTCTGTGCCGGCACCTCCGGTGTTTCGGCGGAGAATCCGGTACGTGCGGGCGAACGATCAAGAGGAGCTCAACGCGCTCGTCTGGAGCACGTTGTGGTTCAATGGCCGGTCCGTGTCTCGACTGAGGGAAGTTTTAGCGAACGAACTGGGTGAAGAGGACTCCCAAAACATCACGCTGTGCGTGCGGGCCGGCTCCCGGGGGCGGCTGACCCCTCTGATCATCGACCTGCCAGACGACGAGCAGATAATGGAGATCGTCGTCTTCACCACCGGGTCAAAAGGTGAGAGCCTTTCAGTTCTTTCAGTAGCCTGTCAGCCTGTGTAG